A segment of the Prosthecobacter sp. SYSU 5D2 genome:
CCAGGCCATCCAGTTGCACAGCCATCTGGTTCACCGCATTCCCCAGCCGTCCCAGCTCATCCCCCCGGTCATCCGGCACGCGCACCTCAAACCGGCCCTTGGAGATCTGCTCCGTGGCCTCCATGTTCGCCCGGATGCTGCCGGTGATGTTTTTCACAAAGGGCAGCCACAGCAGAGCGGAGATGGCCATCGCGCCGAAGATGCTCCACAGCCACGGGCCTGTATCAAAAAACAACCCGCCGCCGGTTATTGAATCCGTGGCAATGATCAGCGTCATGGGCCCCTCCCGCCGGCTCTGGCTGGTGGGCGGTGGCAGGCGCACCCCGGCATAATAAAGCGGCGGCTCCCCGGCCCGCAGCAAAAACGTGCCAAAACGGGAAGGACCTCTGCGGCCTTCCCGCTCCGCTGACGGGCGGGCTGGGCGATCATCGTCCGCCAGCAGATCTTCACCCAAAATATAAGCCTCAACCTCTTCCCACGGGGGCGGCGAAGGCCGTTCCCCATCGCGGAGCGGAGGCGGCACCCCCGCCGGTGGCGGAGGCCTTCGCTGCCCTTCTGGGTTCATGCCACGGAGCTGCTTTTGCAGTTCTTCAGGCAGCACCATTGCATCCCCCGCCACGATGCGGTCGGGCGGGGACACCAGCGCCACCTGGGCATCATACTCGGCTGCCAGGGACCGGATGACATCCGTCCATTCCTCCTCCGGGGTCGCGCTTAAGGTGTTGTTCAGATCCTGGCCGATCACCTGCAGCCGGTCACCGGCGATGCCCCCCAGAGCACCCTGCAATCCTTCACGAAACTGCCAGTTCAGCACCAGGATAAAAACCACCCCCAGAACCGCCACGTTCACCAGCAACCATAGAAGGATGCGGGTGTAGAGGTTCAGCGAACGGAGCTTGAGGGCAGACAGGTGCAAAGCGGTGAGAAGTGGGATTTAGGAAGGGGTCTTGGCCAAAGGGTGGACAAATACATAACCCGCACTGCGCACCGTGCGGATGAACCGCGGTTCATGGGCATCGTCGCCCAGTTTTCTTCTCAGTGCGGCGATGTGGACATCAATGCTGCGGTCATAAACATCATACTGCCGGTCACGCAGGGATTCGATCAGCTCCTCCCGGCTGCGGATCCGCCCCCGTGACTTCATCAGGGCCGCCAGGATGTCAAATTCCACCGGCGTCAGGCTCAGCGGACGGTCGTTTAAAGAGGCCTCCCTCACATCCAGGTTCAGCTTCACAGTGCCCGCAACGAGTTCGCTGACCAGCTGTTCCTGCGGCACTTTGACCGCTTGATTCAAGGTCGCCCGCCGCGTCACGGCCCGCAGCCGGGCCAGGAGTTCCCGGGCAGAAAACGTTTTTGGCAGATAGTCATCCGCACCGGTCTCAAGACCCACAATGCGGTCAGTCTCATCTCCACGTGCTGTCAGCATCAGAATGGGTACCTGGGATTTTACCCTGACCCGTCGGAGCACTTCGAACCCATCACAGCCTGGAAGCATCAGGTCCAGGATCACCGCATGCCACGGCTCCGCCATCGCCCGCTCCGCGCCCTCCGGCCCCCGGTGCTCCATCGCCACCGTATAGCCCAGCGGCTCCAGATAGTCGCGGATCAGCCCGCAGAGCTTGCGGTCATCATCAATCACCAGGATGCGGGTCAGGGCATCTGAAGGGGCTGGCGGTTCTGCTGGCATCTCCCCAATTGTAAAGGCGCAATCCGTTAAGCGAGAAGGGATTTACAAAGCCTTAACAATTTTATTCCAGCCTTTTCCGCACGAAAGGATGGCTCCGAGCCGCTTCCGTATCGTGACCCTCGCTTGCCATCGGCCCAATCCGGCTCTAAGAAAGCGGTCCGTTTAACTGAAAGTCCTTATATACAACCATGATCAAACTTACCGGCATTGCAGATGAAGCAGGCGCGTCCCTGGACGTGCAGATCCAGGCCCATCAGGAACTCGGCTGGGACAGCATTGAGTGCCGCGGCGTGGAATTTGACGGCGTGAAAGGCAACCTTCATGAAATCCCGGACGCCGTGTTCGAAAAAGTCGTCGCTCACCTCGCCGAAAAGAACATGAAGATCAGCGGCTTCGGCTCGCTCATCGGCAACTGGGCCAAAAAGATCACCGACGATTTCAGCGTCACCGAAGCTGAGATCAACCGTGCCATCCCGCGTATGCAGACCCTGGGCGCCAAGCTCATCCGAGTCATGTCCTATGCCGTCTGCAAGGATGATTCCGGCAAGGACCTGGAAGAGCAGTTCGCCCCGGAGCGCATCAAGCGCATGAAGGATATCAACCAGCGTTTTGCCGATGCCGGCCTGACTGTCGTCCACGAAAACTGCATGAACTGGGGAGGCATGAGCCCCACCTATGTGCAGCGCATGGCCGAGGCCGTGCCCGGAATGAAATGGGTCTTCGACACCGGCAACCCGGTCTTCATTGACGACCGTGACCGCCCCGGCCACAAGCAGGACGCCTGGGAAATGTACCAGGCCATCAAGCCCTTCATGGCTCATGTGCACGTCAAAGACGGCATCTGGGACAAGGTCAAGAATGACGCCGTTTACACCTTCCCCGGCGAAGGTGAAGGCCAGACCGAGCGCATCATGAAGGACCTGGTGGAGACCGGTTACGAAGGCTACATCAGCATCGAGCCCCATGTTGCCGTCGTCTTCCACGGTGCCGGAGCTGCCGATGACCTCTCCCCTGAGCAGAAGGCCAAGGAGCAGTATGACAGCTACGTGAAGTATGGCCGCATGCTGGAGTCCATGCTGACCAAGCTGGGTGCCAAGCTCGGCTGAATCATCTGACATTTAGCGCCCTCTTTCCCCCGTGGAGAGAGGGCGTTTTTGTTTAAAACTAAGCAGTCGCGGCAAACCCCAAAACAAATCGAGCTGTTTTCATTTCCATGCGCGTAAAGTCGCCATGCAAAAAATTGCCATCATCGGTGCCGGGTTGGCGGGCATCGCCAGCGCCAGAAACCTGAGCCAGCAAGGAAACCAGGTCACGGTTTTCGAAAAGTCCCGGGGATTTGGCGGACGCTGCGCGACCAAGCGATGGATGGGCTGCCGGGTGGATCATGGTGCACAATATTTTACGATGCGTGATGCGGCATTCCGTCAAACAGTCACCGAAGGCTGTGGCGATGCTCTGCGAACCATCCCTGCACCGGTGCATCATCTGGAAAACGGACAGACTTCAACGACAGAGCGCTTTTACCATTTGCAGGGCAACAGCCATCTCTGCCGCGATCTGGCAACCGGGCTGGACATCCGCTTTGAACAGACCGTGGAAGCGGTCCTGCCAGCCGAAAGGGGCTGGCAGGTCCAAGGAGAACTTTTCAACCAAGTGGTCAGCACCGCCCCCCTGCCGCAGACGATGCGGATATTTGGGCAGCCAGCCGTTCCAGACAGCTACATTCCCTGCCTGGCCATGGTGGCCCTGTATCGGGGGGATCACCTTGGAATGACGGGTGAATATTATGACATCACCGGCAGGCCCGCAGATGACCTCGCCTGGTCAGCCTGCGAAAACCACAAGGAAGGCCGCATCATTGAAGGCTGTACCGTAATGGTGGCCCATGCCTCCGAAGCTTTCAGCCGCGAGCACCTGGAGCAACCTCCTGAAACGTGGTCAGAATGGTTAAAGGGCCAATTGGAGGCCCTGTGGGAGCTGCCCAAAAATCAGTTCGAAGCCCATGTCACCCACCGCTGGCGGTATGCCCGTGTGGCCGAAGCTGTAAAAATACCGTCGTTGCCGCGTGGACTCCATTTCTGTGGCGATGCGCTTGAGGCATCGCGGGTGGAAGCCGCCTGGTTGCAAGGGGCCAGGCTGGCGCAGAATTTTCCTCCAGCACCCTGATGCTTCATCGTCCATCACGCGGATGCACAGAATTCCCCTCGATCCACTGGGGTGGAATGAGGATCTGCCTGGGCACTTCGGGAATGCCGCTTTCGTTTTGCAAAAGCTGCGTGGCCACCAGGTCCACCCCGGCGGCCGCCACATGGTCACGCCGCTGATAAAGGCCCGCATAACCCTTCATGGCCGGCGTCCAGTCATGCACCACCAGGCCGATGTCCTCGGGGATGCGAAGGTTCATCTGTTGCAGCCAGTCGGGCACATGCTGGTCAAAGGTGATGAGGGCATCCGGCCGGTGCTTTTTCATCCACCCGGCGAAGTCGGCCCGGCAGCGGCTGAAGTCATTGTGAGGAAAAAGCAGCACTGGCACCCGTTGGTCATCCGGCATCGTCTGCTGCACATGCAGCATGGCCCCGCTGTAAGAGCCCTCCGCGCGATGGTCCACCCACTGCGTGACCGCCAAGCCGATGCGCTGATAACCACGAGCCAGCAGTTCCTTCACCGCAATCTGGATGCCGAGGTTCATGTTCCCTGCTGCGCGATGTAGCGACGGGCTGGTCAGTCCAAACCCAAACGTGGCGGCGGCGAACGATGTGTAGTCAAGCTGCGCACAAAGCATCTGAGAAGCCTGCGGGGAAACGATGATACCCTCAATGCCACGCGCCTGTAGGATGCTGACCAGGCGCGTGGGATCCAGCCTGTCCTTGCCTAACCAAAATTCCTCCGCGTGGTAACCATGCTGGCTGGCCCGGCGGCGGATATCCTCGATGGGCACGTATTGATACGCCGTATTGTGCAGCGCATCTCTTGGAGCCACCTCGCGGATCACCGCAATCACCGCCCGCACGCGGGACTTCTTGCGCCCGCGCACCATGGTCATCATGCGGGCCAGATGCGGATCCGGCTGATAGCCCAGCTTTTCAATGGCCTGCTGCACCCGCTCGCGTGTCTCCACAGACACGCGCGGCGACTGGTGCATCACCCGCGATACGGTCATGGCGGAGACGCCCGCCGCCTGGGCGATTTGCTGGAGGGTGACCGACATGCGCCACGCGATAACCGAGATGGCCTACTTCTGCAAAAGCTTCATCGCTTCCGCATACCTTTCACCGAAGGTCCGCAACGAAGGTGTATCGAAGTGGACCTTGTCCCCTTTGTCCGTCAGACCCGTGGATTCCACCACCGCCGTCTTCGGCACCCGTGCGGGAATGGAGGCGATCTGCTCATTCACCAGCGGCCAGTAAACGGGCGTCTTAGCCTTGCTTTCCAGCGCCAGAAATTCGCCCAGCTTGCCTGCCACAAAAGGCACCTCACTGGCAGCGAGATCCGCACGCAGATCCACAATCATTTTGGAAAGCCGGTCTGCATAGCTTTTGGATTTCGCCTCATTGCCAGAGTCCCCTTCGCCCTGGTGCCAAAGGATGCCTTTCAGCGTGCCATCCTTCATGGCCAGCCGCGCGCGTTCCAACGCCTGGAGGTAAAGATCGCCACCTTTTTCCCAGCGCTCCAGCGGCGTGCCGCCGACGGCACAAGGGATGAGGCCGATGGTGGCCTCCGGGCTGGCATCGACCATCTCCCGGGCGAAGCTCATGCCGATCCCGGCACCCACTGAGGCAGGCTTGTCATGATGAAGCGGCTCCACCCCATAGGCCCACTTGTTGTTAGGCGAGAACTTCAGCACCCGCGTCCTGGATATCCGCTTCTCCATGTCCAGCACACCGCGACCGGCCATGTTAGACTGGCCGATGAGCAGATACAGATGCAGCTTTTCCTTGGGCGGAAGTTTTTTTGCCAGATCGGCCTCCGTTCTTTTGTCCGAATGGTTGCCATAACCCAGGGCTCGGTTCACCAGCAGCCTCTGCGCTGAATCTTTAGAAACAAACTTGCCCGCACGGATGTCCTCCTCACGGATGATGGCCACGAGCACCTCCTTTTCACCGGCATTGTAGCGGCCATGATCATAGGTGATGTAGATGCGGCCATCAGGTGCCTGGATGGCATCCGGATAGGAGACACTGCTGCGCTCATCCACCATCAGCTTGTGGCTCCATGTGCGGCCTTCATCCTCGGAAAGCCAGGCCATGAGACGGGTGCGCGGATAAGCGCCGTTCTCGTTCTTTTTGGCATCGTGATAGATGAGCATGAAAGCGCCGGAGGCCAGCTTCATCATGCAGGCACGGGTGGAGGGGCCTTCAAACTGCGGTATTGCCACGGCTTCTGACCAAGTTTTGCCATCGTCTGTGGAAGTGCTTTCGTACAGCCCTTTCGTGGTGCGGATGACCGTCCAGATGCTGCCGTCCTTGCGCTGGGCCAGGGTGGCCTCGCTAAAATTACGCAGGTCTTCCGGGATGCTGGTGCCGCCGTGCATGGCCCAGGATTCGCCTTCATCCGTGCTGAGCAGCGTGCAGGTTTCCGGACGGCCTTCCGCATTGCCCATCAGGAAAAACGGGGCCAGCCAGCCGCCGCTGGCAAGGATGATGGGCTTGCCAAAAAGGATGCCGTCTTTGGCCACAAGAAAGGGCTTCGACCATGTGGGCGTGGCTTTGTCCGGATCATCACAACGAATGGCGCAGGTGCCACGAATTGTGGGAGCGGTTTCCGTTTTGGCCGTAAGCTGGTTATAAAACACCCACAGGCGTCCCTTCGGATCCACCCAGGGGATTGGATCGCCAATCTTGGTGCCCTTGGGTCCTTCAATGACCACCGCCGGTTTGGACCAGCGTTTGCCATCATCCCCGCTGGTGGCCACCAGCGCGTAATTGCCGATGGCTCCTTCCCCTTCATCGCCGCTGTACCACGTCACCCAGAGGCGGCCCTTGGGCGCACGTTCAATGCCCGGTATCCCCTGCCACACACGGGCCGCGTCGTCGTATTCCTTGCCCGGATTCAGGATGACATTCGCCTGCGGAAAAGCAGGCACCTGGGCGGAGACGGTGCAGATGCCGGAAATGAAAAGGGCAGCGGTCAGAAGGTAGCGACGAAACATGGAAACAGGAAACGGCCTGCACCTCAAATTTCAAACAGGTATCTTCAGAGAATCCCTAGCCGCTCTTTGACAATTCCGGCCCTGCCGCCACTCTAAAACCCACGATGTCTGACGCTCCCCTTCTCCGCACGCCCCTCTATGACAGCCACATCGCCCTGGGTGGCAAAGTGATCCCCTTCGCCGGATGGGAGATGCCGGTGCAATACACGGGCATCGTCCAGGAGCATCACGCCGTGCGCAAAGCCGTCGGCGTATTTGACATCTCCCACATGGGCCAGTTCATCGTCAGCGGCAGCGATGCCCTGGCTTTTTTAAACCGGGCGCTGACCAATGATGTGACAAAACTGGAGATCGGCCAGGGTCAATATTCATTGCTGCTCAACGAGCAGGGTGGCGTCATAGATGACCTTATTCTTTACCGTACCACGGCCAAGGAATTTTTCCTCGTCGTCAATGCCAGCAAGATTGCCGAAGACTGGGCGCAGTTGCAAAGCCTGCTCAATAGCGATGAGGATGTCCAGATGGCCAACCTCAGCGACTCCACCGCCGGTCTCGCGATCCAGGGTCCAAAAAGCCGCGCCGTGTTTGAAAAAGTCTTCGGCCAGGAAGCCCCCTTCCCTCCGCACAACAGCATCTTCGTCGCAGCGGGCGAGGCCGGTTTCATGTGGCTCTGCGGCACAGGTTACACCGGGGAAGAGGGTTTTGAATTCTTCATGCCCGCCGCTACCGCCCCAGAATGGTTTGACCGCCTCGTCGCTGCCGCCCGTGAGGAAGGCGGCCTGCCCTGCGGCCTCGGTGCACGCGACACCCTGCGCCTGGAAATGGGCTATCCCCTGAACGGCAACGACCTCTTCCCTGACAAGACCCCGCTACAGGCCGGACTCGGTTTTTTCGTCGCCATGGACAAGAAAGACTTCGTCGGCAAAGCCGCGCTGGCAGCCCAAAAAGCCACCGGCCTGCCCAGCCGACTCGCCGCCTTCAAGATGACCGGCACCGCCCCCCCGCCGCGCCCCCATTATCCGGTCCTGTTTAACGGCACCGTCGTCGGCGAAGTCGCCAGCGGCACCCAGTCCCCCAGCCTCAGCTCGGGCATCGGCATGGCCTACCTCCCTTTGGAAGCCGCCAAAGTCGGCACGTCCATTGAAATCGAAATCCGTGGCCGCATGTTCCCTGCCGAAGTGGTGAAGAAGCCCTTTTGGATGAAGGTGGGTGGACTATGAAGATTCCTGCCCATTTTGTTCGATTGAGGCGGTTGGCCATTTTAGCATGCCTGACCGTCCTGGCCGGATGCGGTTTTGTTCACGATGAAAAAGTTACTGGCCCCTACCGATTGATCGCCGTTGATCTCGATGCCGACATGAGTCTTTGCTATTCACTTGGCGGCAGCGCTGTTGGTCGAGTAAACCAAACCGTTTTTGCTGTGGGTTGGAATGACACGCATCTAGTCGCCAAACAACATCCCGATAATAATCGCACCATCACTCATTATTTCTTCATCGATCGGGCAAAGGATGGTCCTTATGTTGACCCTTCGGAATGTGTGACAGGTCCTCTGACTGAGGTGGAATTTCGTCGAAAGCGGCAAGAATTGAGTCTGCCTGATTTTTCACAAACCCTTTCGTCATTGGAATAAAACGCCCCTCCTCGAACCCATTGACGCCCGTGCATCCATGCAGCATCTTTCCCCATGCAACCGACGGTTAATCTGCCTGAGTCCTTGCCGACCGAAGGCCGGAGGCGTTCTCCGTTACCAGCTCCGGTAAGAGACCTCCGAGGCATTATGATTCCAGCACTCACCAACGCCGAAATCCAAGCGATCCTTGACGAAGAAGAGGTCCTCAAAATAGGTTGATCGGCCGAATCTTAATGTTTGGGTGAAAAAGGTGCAGCACAGCCTGACTTTTTTGCATTTGAAGCCGTAAAAAGTTTCCTTTGTCACGTCTAGGCTTAGCTTACAGGCTTCACATCTCGTCCATTTCATGTTAGACCCCATCTACGTCATCGGCCACCGCAACCCGGATACGGACGCCATTTGCGCGGCCATCGGTTATGCCGCCTACCTGCGCGAGGTGCGTGAGGACGAAGTCATCCCCGCCTGCTGCGGAGAGATCAATGCGCGGACGAGCTGGGTGCTGAAACTGGCAGGTGCGACCGCGCCGAAGCTGCTTCTCGACGTGCGCCCCACAGCCGCCATCGTCTGCCGCCGGGATGTGCTTACAGCCTCGGCCGATGAGACCTTTCTCTCCGTTTATCGGAAAATGCTGGAGCACAATTTCCGCTCCATCCCGGTGGTGAATGCCGAGCACAAGCTCATCGGCATGCCGACAATCCAGGAGATGGCGCAGCTTTTCCTGCCCAGCGAGTCCAACCACAAAGCGGCCAATCGCCAGGTGCGTACCAGTGTCAAAAACATGGTCATCGCCCTCGGCGGCCAGTTGGTCGGCAATACCGCCCAGGCTGAAGAGGTCGAAGACCTCATCCTGGTCGTAGCTGCCTCCAGCCTGGACACCTCGCGTGACCGCGCCAGCCATTTCCCTCCCCGGCAGCTCGTGCTGGTCAGCGGTGACCGGCCGGAGATCCACACCCTCGCGCTGGAGCTCGGCGTGCGCTGCCTGGTGGTGACCGGGGGTTTCATCCTTCAGGAAAGCTTTTTGGAAGAGGCCAAAGCGAAGGGCATCTGCGTCATCATGGCCCCGCAGGATACGGCCAGTGCCTCGCAGCTTATCCGCTTTTCCCGGCCCATCGGGGAGGCCGCCCATGAATACGAGTCCTTCACCTCCCGCACCCCGCTGCGGGAAATCATTCATGTGGTGCAAAATTCGCATCAACCGCTGTTTCCCGTCATTGATGAGGAGACCGGAAAACTCGAAGGCGTGTTCTCCAAATCCGACCTCGTGGAAGTGCCGCGCACCAAGCTGGTGCTGGTGGACCACAACGAATTCAGCCAGGCCGTAGCCGGTGCGGACGAAGCAGAGATCATTGAGGTCATTGACCATCATCGCCTCAGCGGAAACTTGCGCACCAAGGAACCCGTGCGTTTCATCAATGAACCCGTCGGCAGCACCAGCACCATCGTTGGCATCATGTACAAGATGCGCGGCCTGACGCCGGATAAGTCCACTGCCATCTGCCTGTGCGCAGGCCTCATCTCAGACACGCTGAATCTCACCAGTCCCACGACCACCAACACAGATCGTGAGATCCTCGCCTGGCTGGCCGGTGTGGGCGGCATTGATGCAGCACAGTTTGTGAAGGACTTCTTCGCCGCCGGCTCCCTGCTTCGCGAGGCCACCCCGGCGCGTGCCATCGAGGGCGACCGCAAGGTCTTCGAGGAAAACGGCTGGCGCATCAGCATCAGCCAGATCGAAGAAATGGGCCTGGATGAATTCTGGAGAAAACAGGCCGAGCTCCATGGCGCCCTCGTCGCTCTTTGCGAAGCGCACAGCCTCCACTTCGCCTGCCTCATGGTCACCGATATCACCGCGCATCACAGCGTGCTGCTGGTGGCCGGTGACAAGCGCGTGGAGACGGCCATTGATGTGGATTACGTCGAGCGCAGTCCGCAGATCTATGACCTGCCAGGCGTTGTCAGCCGCAAGAAGCAGCTCTTCCCCTACCTGAGCAACCTCGTGGGCAAGCTGACCCCTCCCTGAGGCAGGATTGCTTGAAAAGGAAGACAGAGGAGCCACAAAAAGACCTGCTACCGGCTTATTAGTACCGCTCGGTACTAATGATGCAATGCGGCATGACTTTTGCCCGTAACGGCAGGATGCCCGAAGCTCCCACGAAGGTCCGCCACTCTATCCTCGCCGTCACCACCCTGGCGGCGTTTTTGATGTATCTGGACCGGATGTGCATGTCAGAGATCGTCAAGACGGCGACCTTCCGCTCCGAGTTTGACCTCACTGATGAGCAGCTCTCCTGGGTGCTCAGCGCGTTCTTTTGGGCCTATGCATTGGGCCAGGTGCCCGCCGGCTGGTTGAGCGACCGCTTTGGCATCCGGCCGCTGATGACCATCTTCATCGTCCTGTGGTCCGCCTTCACCGCACTGACGGGTTTTGCCACAGGTCTTTGGTCCCTGCTGCTCACCCGCATGGGCTGCGGCCTGGCGGAGGCCGGGGCGTATCCCGCCAGCAGCAGCCTGCTGCGCAAATGGGCCACTTGGGGAAACCGGGGCGTGGCCAGCAGCATCGTCTCGCTCGGCGGCAGGCTGGGTGGAGCCGCGGCTCCGGTGCTAACCATGCTGGTCATCAGCCTCATGGGCGGCTGGCGCTGGGCGGGCTGGATCTATGGAGCCGTGGGGATTCTTTTCGCCTGGGCCTTCTGGCATATTTACCGTGAAAGCCCGGAGCAGCACCCGGATTGCAACGATGAGGAGCGCGCCCTGCTGGCACATGGGCGTCCGATAGACGCCGATGCAGGCAAGAAATACCGCTTCCCCTGGATGGCCATGCTGAAAAGCGGCAACCTGTGGTTCATGTGCGGCATGCAGTTCTGGACCAATGTCGGCTGGGCCTTCCTGGCCACCTGGATGCCACGCTATCTCAAGGAGACGCTCAAACTCAGCGACGAAGCCAGCGGCACCCTTTCCACCGTCTCTCTCGGCATTGGACTTGGCGGCATGATGTTTGGCGGTGTTTTTGCCGATGCTTGTGTGCGTTACATGGGGCTCAAACGCGGCCGCCTCATCCCGCTGGCGGGCACACGCTTCCTGGCCGCCGTCATGTTTGTCCTGGCCATCCAGACCACCAATCCTTGGCTGCTCGTTCCCGCCCTGGGCCTCGTCGCCTTCTTCACCGATGCCGGACTGCCCGCCGTCTGGGCCACCATGCAGGATGTCGGCGGGCGTTACACGGCCCCGGTTTTTGGCTGGGCCAACATGTGGGGAAATATTGGTGCCGCACTGTCCCCGGTCTTCATCGCGCTCATCAACAAACATCTGGATGCAAACCAGGACTGGCATGAGGCGTTGTACTTCTGCGCAGCGGCCTTTGTCATTTCCGGCCTCCTCGCCACCCGCATCCGGGCTGACCAACCCATCACCGGATGATGCCACCAACCGCCATGAAACCGCTTCTCTTCCTCGCCCTCTGCCTCCCCGCCCTTCTCACTGCGGCGGCTGCGCCCAAGCCTAACGTCATCTTTGTTTATGTGGACAACCTGGGCAATGGCGACGTCCGCTGTTTCAATCCCAAAACCCTGCACCGCACACCCCACCTGGACCGCATGGCTGCGGAGGGCACCCGCTTCACCAGCCATTACTCGGCCAGCGGCGTCTGCACCCCCAGCCGTGCTTCTTTGATGACCGGCTGCTATCCTCGCCGGGTGAACATGCACGTCAGCGCCACCGGCGGCATGGTCCTTCAACCCGTGGCCACCAAGGGCCTGCACCCTGATGAAACCACCGTGGCCGAAGTGATGAAATCCGCCGGCTACGCCACCCACATCATCGGCAAATGGCACCTGGGCGACCAGCCTGAATTTCTGCCAACCCGCCAGGGTTTTGACTCCTACTTTGGCATCCCCTACAGCGATGACATGACCAAGGACAAGCGCCCTGAAGAATGGCCGGAGCTGCCTCTGATGCGCGATGAAAAAGTCATCGAAGCCCCTGTGGACCGCGATCCCCTCACCAAGCGATATACCGAGGCCGCCATCGAGTACATTGAGGCCCATCAGGACAAACCCTTCTTTCTTTATCTGCCCCACGCCATGCCCGGCAGCACCAAGGATCCCTATGCCAGCCCCGCCTTCAAGGACAAGTCCGCCAACGGTCACTGGGGCGACAGCGTCGAGGAACTGGACTGGTCCATGGGGGAGATCCTGGCCGCGCTGAAAAGGCTGGGCCTGGATGAAAAGACACTGGTCATCTGGACCTCCGATAACGGCGCACCCAACCGCAATCCGCCCCAGGGCAGCAACCTGCCCTACACCGGCTGGGGCTACAACACCAGTGAGGGCGCCATGCGCATGCCCTTCATCGCCCGCTGGCCCGGCAAGATCCCTGCGGGCAAGGAATGCCAGGAGCTGACCTCCATGCTGGACATCTTGCCGACCCTGGCCGCACTCACCGTTGCCCCTTTGCCCGAGCGCAAAATTGACGGTCATAATATTCTACCCCTTTTGTTAGGCCAAGAGGGTGCCGTTTCTCCATCGGACAAAACCGGCTTCTTCTATTACCACGGTGCTCAGCTCCAGGCCGTACGCAGCGGCCCCTGGAAGCTGTATCTTCCCCTGGAAGCCAAGCGCATCAATGCCAAAAGCACACCGCCTGCCTCGCTCCAGCTTTTTAATGTCCGCGATGACGTCGCCGAAACCCAGGAAGTCTCCGCTGCGAATCCAGACATCGTCGCCCGCCTGCTGAAACTGGCCGATGCTGCCCGCGAAGAACTCGGCGACAACGACCGCCCCGGCAAGGGCCAGCGTGAAGCCGGCCATGTGGAGAAAGCGAAGGCACTGGTACTG
Coding sequences within it:
- the gcvT gene encoding glycine cleavage system aminomethyltransferase GcvT; amino-acid sequence: MSDAPLLRTPLYDSHIALGGKVIPFAGWEMPVQYTGIVQEHHAVRKAVGVFDISHMGQFIVSGSDALAFLNRALTNDVTKLEIGQGQYSLLLNEQGGVIDDLILYRTTAKEFFLVVNASKIAEDWAQLQSLLNSDEDVQMANLSDSTAGLAIQGPKSRAVFEKVFGQEAPFPPHNSIFVAAGEAGFMWLCGTGYTGEEGFEFFMPAATAPEWFDRLVAAAREEGGLPCGLGARDTLRLEMGYPLNGNDLFPDKTPLQAGLGFFVAMDKKDFVGKAALAAQKATGLPSRLAAFKMTGTAPPPRPHYPVLFNGTVVGEVASGTQSPSLSSGIGMAYLPLEAAKVGTSIEIEIRGRMFPAEVVKKPFWMKVGGL
- a CDS encoding putative manganese-dependent inorganic diphosphatase, whose translation is MLDPIYVIGHRNPDTDAICAAIGYAAYLREVREDEVIPACCGEINARTSWVLKLAGATAPKLLLDVRPTAAIVCRRDVLTASADETFLSVYRKMLEHNFRSIPVVNAEHKLIGMPTIQEMAQLFLPSESNHKAANRQVRTSVKNMVIALGGQLVGNTAQAEEVEDLILVVAASSLDTSRDRASHFPPRQLVLVSGDRPEIHTLALELGVRCLVVTGGFILQESFLEEAKAKGICVIMAPQDTASASQLIRFSRPIGEAAHEYESFTSRTPLREIIHVVQNSHQPLFPVIDEETGKLEGVFSKSDLVEVPRTKLVLVDHNEFSQAVAGADEAEIIEVIDHHRLSGNLRTKEPVRFINEPVGSTSTIVGIMYKMRGLTPDKSTAICLCAGLISDTLNLTSPTTTNTDREILAWLAGVGGIDAAQFVKDFFAAGSLLREATPARAIEGDRKVFEENGWRISISQIEEMGLDEFWRKQAELHGALVALCEAHSLHFACLMVTDITAHHSVLLVAGDKRVETAIDVDYVERSPQIYDLPGVVSRKKQLFPYLSNLVGKLTPP
- a CDS encoding MFS transporter → MTFARNGRMPEAPTKVRHSILAVTTLAAFLMYLDRMCMSEIVKTATFRSEFDLTDEQLSWVLSAFFWAYALGQVPAGWLSDRFGIRPLMTIFIVLWSAFTALTGFATGLWSLLLTRMGCGLAEAGAYPASSSLLRKWATWGNRGVASSIVSLGGRLGGAAAPVLTMLVISLMGGWRWAGWIYGAVGILFAWAFWHIYRESPEQHPDCNDEERALLAHGRPIDADAGKKYRFPWMAMLKSGNLWFMCGMQFWTNVGWAFLATWMPRYLKETLKLSDEASGTLSTVSLGIGLGGMMFGGVFADACVRYMGLKRGRLIPLAGTRFLAAVMFVLAIQTTNPWLLVPALGLVAFFTDAGLPAVWATMQDVGGRYTAPVFGWANMWGNIGAALSPVFIALINKHLDANQDWHEALYFCAAAFVISGLLATRIRADQPITG
- a CDS encoding sulfatase, translating into MKPLLFLALCLPALLTAAAAPKPNVIFVYVDNLGNGDVRCFNPKTLHRTPHLDRMAAEGTRFTSHYSASGVCTPSRASLMTGCYPRRVNMHVSATGGMVLQPVATKGLHPDETTVAEVMKSAGYATHIIGKWHLGDQPEFLPTRQGFDSYFGIPYSDDMTKDKRPEEWPELPLMRDEKVIEAPVDRDPLTKRYTEAAIEYIEAHQDKPFFLYLPHAMPGSTKDPYASPAFKDKSANGHWGDSVEELDWSMGEILAALKRLGLDEKTLVIWTSDNGAPNRNPPQGSNLPYTGWGYNTSEGAMRMPFIARWPGKIPAGKECQELTSMLDILPTLAALTVAPLPERKIDGHNILPLLLGQEGAVSPSDKTGFFYYHGAQLQAVRSGPWKLYLPLEAKRINAKSTPPASLQLFNVRDDVAETQEVSAANPDIVARLLKLADAAREELGDNDRPGKGQREAGHVEKAKALVLKAE